A portion of the Eubacterium maltosivorans genome contains these proteins:
- the aroB gene encoding 3-dehydroquinate synthase produces the protein MKELTCTTENKHQYKIMIGNGLKEHLYEMDEVFGSYRSIVIISDKNVAKLYLSNVRKQLRSLGAEVYTIVIPAGEESKNLAQVEEIYYKLMDIGITRSDAIVALGGGVVGDLAGFCAATYMRGIDFVQIPTSLLAQVDSSVGGKVGVDLGFGKNLVGAFHQPKAVIIDPEFLDTLDDHYLTDGMGEVIKYGCISSAKLFVRLMGFEYQEDLLEDMEEIIAKCVQIKRNVVESDEKEKGLRRVLNFGHTIGHVIESYFEFKEYSHGEAVAIGMYQITKMSVREGITAPETLGNLQLILETYGLPYEMPEMDMNRVKEILYSDKKFENDVLNMCIITKIGKAEIVKIHKDQAIQLFQ, from the coding sequence ATGAAGGAACTAACCTGTACAACGGAAAACAAACACCAGTACAAGATTATGATTGGCAATGGGTTAAAAGAGCATCTGTACGAAATGGATGAGGTCTTTGGCAGCTACCGCAGCATTGTCATTATCAGCGACAAGAACGTGGCCAAGCTGTACCTGAGCAATGTGAGAAAGCAGCTTAGAAGCCTTGGCGCAGAGGTCTATACCATCGTGATACCTGCCGGAGAGGAATCCAAAAATCTGGCTCAGGTCGAGGAAATCTATTATAAACTGATGGATATCGGCATCACCCGTTCCGATGCCATTGTGGCTTTGGGCGGCGGCGTTGTGGGAGATCTGGCTGGTTTCTGTGCCGCTACCTATATGCGCGGTATCGATTTTGTGCAGATTCCGACATCCCTTTTGGCTCAGGTGGACAGCAGCGTGGGCGGCAAGGTGGGCGTGGACCTCGGCTTTGGCAAAAACCTGGTGGGCGCTTTCCACCAGCCAAAGGCCGTGATCATCGATCCCGAATTTCTGGACACTTTGGACGACCACTACCTGACCGACGGCATGGGTGAGGTGATCAAGTACGGGTGCATCAGCTCGGCCAAGCTGTTTGTGCGGCTCATGGGCTTTGAGTATCAGGAGGACCTGCTGGAGGATATGGAGGAAATCATTGCCAAATGTGTGCAGATCAAGCGCAATGTGGTGGAAAGCGATGAAAAGGAAAAAGGCCTCCGCCGCGTGCTCAACTTTGGTCATACCATCGGCCACGTCATTGAATCCTACTTTGAATTTAAGGAGTACTCCCACGGTGAAGCAGTAGCCATCGGTATGTACCAGATCACCAAGATGAGCGTGCGCGAGGGGATCACTGCGCCGGAAACCCTGGGCAACCTTCAGCTGATTCTGGAAACCTACGGCCTTCCCTATGAAATGCCCGAGATGGATATGAACCGTGTGAAGGAGATTCTGTATTCGGATAAAAAGTTTGAGAATGACGTTTTAAATATGTGCATCATCACTAAAATTGGCAAGGCAGAGATCGTAAAAATCCATAAGGATCAGGCCATTCAGTTATTTCAGTAG
- a CDS encoding HdeD family acid-resistance protein yields the protein MYEEQEPKGPIETLEEDLEKTIKHWWMFLILGILAIAIGIWLFFTPMQGYAALTIIFALTFLVSGIASIFVTIFNRKAIPAWGWNLISGILMLVLGIILVANLNLSADVLAFYVAFAVMFGGFNTIGYAFTTKSLGDTGWGWNLALGILVVILSIVLLLHPVFTALTITIWTGIAFLSLGISFCVLAYRLSKTNSMLKK from the coding sequence ATGTATGAAGAACAAGAACCCAAGGGACCGATTGAAACACTTGAAGAGGACCTGGAAAAGACCATAAAACACTGGTGGATGTTCCTGATTCTGGGCATCCTGGCCATCGCCATCGGCATCTGGCTGTTCTTTACACCCATGCAGGGCTATGCTGCCTTGACCATTATCTTTGCCCTGACCTTTCTGGTTTCAGGGATTGCTTCTATTTTTGTTACCATTTTCAACCGGAAAGCCATCCCCGCCTGGGGGTGGAATCTTATATCCGGCATTCTCATGCTGGTGCTCGGGATCATTCTGGTGGCAAATCTGAACCTGTCCGCAGACGTACTGGCCTTTTATGTTGCCTTTGCCGTCATGTTTGGCGGGTTTAATACCATCGGCTATGCCTTCACCACGAAATCATTGGGCGATACCGGCTGGGGCTGGAACCTGGCACTGGGGATTCTGGTTGTCATTTTGTCAATCGTTCTTCTCCTCCACCCAGTTTTCACCGCGCTGACCATCACCATCTGGACAGGCATTGCTTTTTTAAGTCTTGGTATTTCCTTCTGCGTGCTGGCATACCGGTTGTCTAAAACCAACAGCATGCTGAAAAAATAA
- a CDS encoding LemA family protein has product MIALIIIIAIVVILALVVMGSYNGLVKTKNQTEEAFSTMDVYMKKRYDLIPNLVETVKGYAKHESQTLEQVTAARNAAMTATSIDDKLKSENALTGTLKSLFAVTESYPDLKANTNFMDLQRQLQNIEEDIANSRKYYNASVKNLNNKIEMFPGSIIAGMFHFEKKPYFEVSSQEERENVKVQF; this is encoded by the coding sequence ATGATTGCACTCATAATCATCATTGCCATTGTGGTCATCCTCGCCCTTGTGGTGATGGGCAGCTATAATGGTCTGGTTAAAACAAAAAATCAAACCGAAGAAGCATTCTCAACCATGGATGTTTATATGAAAAAACGGTATGACCTGATTCCAAACCTGGTGGAAACCGTTAAAGGCTATGCCAAGCATGAATCCCAGACGCTGGAACAGGTGACCGCAGCCCGCAACGCTGCTATGACCGCCACATCCATCGACGATAAGCTGAAAAGTGAAAACGCCCTGACCGGCACCTTAAAAAGCCTGTTTGCCGTTACCGAATCCTACCCGGATTTAAAGGCAAACACCAATTTCATGGATTTACAGCGTCAGCTTCAGAACATTGAAGAAGACATTGCCAATTCGAGAAAATACTACAATGCTTCCGTTAAAAACCTGAACAACAAAATTGAAATGTTTCCGGGCAGCATCATCGCTGGCATGTTCCATTTTGAAAAGAAACCTTATTTTGAAGTATCTTCTCAGGAAGAGCGTGAAAACGTCAAAGTACAATTTTAA
- a CDS encoding HdeD family acid-resistance protein, with protein sequence MEKTVAQKLVGLLAGLLVISAGMFLILRPKTSLTDLVLLIAVVLLIIAFMNLVAVIYKKKIKGQGEVLEAVVNLGFAVAFFVLRFKVIRWIPDIFAGWIILNSIIRFMSAVTYFKDGAPNYGAYFVNGVVTLVAGALMLVNNRLNAIGFGLVAGIYVLWYGFTMIFDTFNEESTQQKMSATAKKMQRKLRFAIPPVLGGLLPRRLLKEYDAKVASEDANIYLHEQNVSIPGKAAGLAPFNVEILVHLSKKFMESFGHVDLILGDEAVSYGNFDGHSYRLFGVISDGVLFRCNRERYLQQSTYHDDKVLIAFKVAFEKEELLQIKRNFETMRENMTEWYCDTQLMEQGLLPEKVYDDVADQIYKGNGASFYKFKKGTLKTYFAVDTNCVKVADSLFENTNFDKPAIPGIVTPGAYYQFLMRELEKPGTKVYEKHIYSRDTLPYDKTLETGKQ encoded by the coding sequence ATGGAAAAAACTGTTGCACAAAAGCTCGTCGGCCTGTTGGCCGGGCTCCTCGTTATCTCGGCCGGAATGTTTTTAATTCTGCGGCCAAAGACCTCGCTCACCGATCTGGTGTTGCTTATCGCTGTGGTTCTGCTGATCATTGCGTTTATGAACCTGGTGGCAGTGATCTACAAAAAGAAAATTAAGGGCCAGGGCGAGGTGCTGGAGGCCGTGGTCAACCTTGGCTTTGCCGTTGCCTTTTTTGTGCTGCGTTTTAAGGTGATACGCTGGATACCGGATATTTTTGCCGGATGGATTATCTTAAACTCTATCATCCGTTTTATGTCCGCGGTCACTTACTTTAAGGACGGCGCGCCAAACTACGGCGCCTATTTTGTGAACGGAGTGGTCACACTGGTGGCGGGGGCACTTATGTTGGTCAACAACCGCCTAAATGCCATTGGATTTGGGCTGGTGGCGGGGATCTATGTGCTGTGGTACGGCTTTACCATGATTTTTGATACTTTTAACGAGGAATCGACTCAGCAAAAAATGTCGGCTACGGCTAAAAAGATGCAGAGAAAGCTGCGCTTTGCCATTCCACCGGTGCTCGGCGGACTTTTGCCCAGGAGGCTGCTCAAGGAATATGATGCAAAGGTGGCGTCCGAGGACGCTAACATTTATCTCCACGAGCAGAATGTGTCTATCCCAGGAAAAGCAGCGGGGCTGGCGCCCTTTAACGTCGAGATCCTGGTGCACCTTTCCAAGAAATTTATGGAATCCTTTGGCCATGTAGACCTCATTTTAGGTGATGAGGCTGTATCCTATGGTAACTTTGACGGCCACAGCTACCGGCTGTTTGGAGTGATCAGCGATGGGGTGCTGTTTCGCTGCAACCGGGAGCGCTATCTCCAGCAGTCCACCTATCATGACGATAAGGTGCTCATCGCCTTTAAAGTGGCCTTTGAGAAAGAGGAGCTTTTGCAGATTAAACGGAATTTTGAAACCATGCGTGAGAATATGACTGAGTGGTACTGCGATACTCAGCTCATGGAGCAGGGGCTGCTTCCGGAAAAAGTGTACGATGATGTTGCCGACCAGATATATAAGGGGAACGGCGCTTCCTTTTATAAATTTAAAAAGGGTACCCTGAAAACCTATTTTGCGGTGGATACCAACTGCGTGAAGGTGGCGGACTCTCTGTTTGAAAATACGAATTTTGACAAGCCGGCCATACCGGGGATTGTTACCCCCGGCGCTTACTATCAGTTTCTGATGCGGGAGCTGGAAAAGCCAGGTACCAAGGTTTACGAGAAGCATATTTATTCCAGAGATACCCTTCCCTATGACAAAACGCTGGAAACTGGAAAACAATGA
- a CDS encoding chorismate mutase: MAKSIEEIRARIDAVDAEMRALFEERLDLVYQVAEYKFTNHGEIFDPKREAEVVKKHTEKLENADYKKYYAEFIHAVMDQSKRVQQAYIDGQDAKKD, encoded by the coding sequence ATGGCAAAATCAATTGAAGAAATCCGGGCGCGTATCGATGCGGTCGATGCGGAAATGCGGGCCCTTTTCGAGGAACGACTGGACCTCGTGTACCAGGTGGCTGAATATAAATTCACAAATCATGGAGAAATATTCGATCCCAAACGGGAGGCAGAGGTCGTAAAAAAGCACACAGAAAAATTAGAAAACGCGGATTACAAAAAATATTATGCTGAGTTTATTCACGCTGTTATGGACCAGAGTAAAAGGGTCCAGCAGGCATATATTGATGGACAGGATGCGAAAAAAGACTGA
- the rbr gene encoding rubrerythrin: MGRLKGTETLSNLMKAFAGESQARNRYTFFASKAKKEGYVQIQEIFLETAANEKEHAEVFYKYMAAELEGGEAMMLNVNADYPVALGDTKSNLLNAAAGEKEEWADLYPAFAATAKKEGFDDIAESFTQICVAEKAHENRYKKLAANIEQGKVFKRFGDVKWKCGNCGYIYEGNDAPQVCPACKHDRSYFQLFVETY; the protein is encoded by the coding sequence ATGGGAAGATTAAAAGGTACGGAAACCCTGTCTAACTTAATGAAGGCATTTGCAGGTGAAAGCCAGGCACGTAACCGCTACACATTTTTTGCCTCAAAGGCTAAAAAAGAAGGGTATGTACAGATTCAGGAAATTTTCCTGGAAACTGCGGCGAACGAAAAAGAACATGCTGAAGTTTTCTACAAATATATGGCTGCTGAATTAGAAGGCGGCGAAGCCATGATGCTGAATGTCAATGCTGACTATCCAGTAGCACTGGGCGATACAAAAAGCAACCTGTTAAACGCTGCTGCCGGCGAAAAGGAAGAATGGGCAGATTTATACCCGGCTTTTGCGGCAACCGCTAAAAAAGAAGGCTTTGACGATATCGCAGAATCCTTTACTCAGATCTGCGTGGCTGAAAAAGCTCATGAAAACCGCTATAAAAAATTAGCGGCCAACATCGAACAGGGCAAAGTATTCAAACGTTTTGGCGATGTAAAATGGAAATGCGGCAACTGTGGCTATATCTATGAAGGCAACGACGCGCCTCAGGTATGCCCGGCTTGTAAACATGACCGCTCTTACTTCCAGCTGTTTGTTGAAACCTACTAA
- the aroA gene encoding 3-phosphoshikimate 1-carboxyvinyltransferase, which translates to MKKVEITPKKLGGVICIPPSKSVSHRAVMCAALSQGTSVITNILLSDDITATCKAMETLGAEIKYKENEGKRFTLTITGVSRPDTEGKTIDCIESGSTLRFIIPLLALKARNSRVIGRGRLTARPMQPYYDIFEEQGIAYQKETEGQELPLCFTGALKPGTYRLNGSISSQFITGLLFALPLLDGDSVIEITTPLESKPYVDITLDVMEKFGIAVINEDYRLFRIAGNQRYKARDYRVEGDFSQGAFWLVGGILGEKTDCEDLQPDSSQGDKVIVEVIQSMGGCVSQTKSGYVAEPGTTHGTVVDVSQCPDLVPVLTVLAALSEGVTEIVGAARLRFKESDRLAAMNEVLTMLGAKVTEHPEGMTIEGVKRLKGGVVDSHNDHRIAMAAAIASFACEDKLTITGAESVRKSYPDFWEDFKKMGGDIHEFDLGK; encoded by the coding sequence ATGAAAAAAGTCGAAATTACACCTAAAAAGCTCGGCGGCGTTATCTGTATTCCTCCGTCCAAGAGCGTCAGCCACCGGGCGGTGATGTGCGCGGCCCTGTCACAGGGAACCAGCGTGATTACCAATATCCTTTTGTCCGACGATATCACCGCGACCTGTAAAGCTATGGAAACCCTGGGAGCAGAGATCAAATATAAAGAAAATGAGGGAAAGCGTTTTACCCTGACGATCACTGGTGTGAGTCGTCCAGATACAGAGGGCAAGACCATTGACTGTATTGAGTCCGGCTCCACCCTGCGCTTTATCATTCCACTGCTTGCGTTAAAAGCCAGGAATTCGCGGGTCATTGGCCGCGGAAGGCTGACAGCGCGGCCCATGCAGCCCTACTATGATATTTTTGAGGAGCAGGGCATCGCTTATCAAAAGGAAACCGAAGGCCAGGAGCTGCCTCTATGTTTTACAGGGGCTTTAAAACCCGGGACTTACCGCCTAAATGGCAGCATTTCTTCTCAGTTTATTACAGGGCTGCTGTTTGCGCTGCCGCTGCTTGACGGGGATTCAGTCATCGAGATCACTACGCCGCTGGAATCTAAGCCTTATGTAGACATTACACTGGATGTGATGGAAAAATTTGGCATTGCTGTGATCAATGAGGATTACCGTTTGTTCCGCATTGCCGGAAACCAGCGGTATAAGGCTCGGGATTACCGGGTAGAGGGCGATTTTTCCCAGGGCGCTTTCTGGCTGGTGGGCGGTATCCTGGGCGAAAAAACGGATTGTGAGGATTTGCAGCCCGACTCATCCCAGGGGGATAAAGTCATTGTTGAGGTCATTCAGTCCATGGGCGGCTGTGTATCCCAGACAAAATCGGGCTATGTGGCAGAGCCTGGAACGACACATGGCACGGTGGTGGATGTGTCTCAGTGCCCGGATCTGGTGCCGGTGCTCACGGTGCTGGCGGCTCTGAGCGAGGGGGTGACAGAGATTGTGGGAGCCGCCCGGCTGCGCTTTAAGGAGTCTGACCGGCTGGCTGCCATGAATGAAGTGCTGACCATGCTGGGGGCAAAGGTAACCGAGCATCCTGAGGGGATGACCATTGAAGGGGTTAAGCGCCTGAAAGGCGGCGTGGTTGACAGCCATAATGACCACCGTATCGCCATGGCCGCAGCTATTGCCAGCTTTGCCTGTGAGGATAAACTCACGATCACAGGTGCCGAAAGTGTGCGGAAATCCTATCCGGATTTTTGGGAAGATTTTAAAAAAATGGGAGGCGACATCCATGAGTTCGATCTGGGGAAATAA
- a CDS encoding HAD family hydrolase, which produces MKYHCVLFDLDGTLLNSKEGVWRSFEYALKMLGHPNPKIEDIEPLIGPPIEQVFTKYYGYSEEDGWRGYDFYQEEYVTHGRMYKDPFFDGATETVEALRALGCTVGICTNKGEPTARQIVGKSGVNIDADHVYGPDIAGTRTNKIEIISAFLEDYGYDTPEKKAGVLMVGDRYYDIEGAHACGIDAAGVAFGNGTREELLEAGAIAVVDHMMDLIEIVKG; this is translated from the coding sequence ATGAAATATCACTGCGTATTGTTTGATCTGGACGGCACATTGCTGAATTCCAAGGAGGGCGTCTGGCGTTCCTTTGAGTACGCGCTAAAGATGCTGGGGCATCCCAACCCAAAAATCGAGGATATTGAGCCCCTTATCGGGCCACCGATCGAGCAGGTCTTTACGAAATATTATGGCTACAGCGAGGAAGACGGCTGGCGTGGCTACGACTTTTATCAGGAAGAGTACGTAACTCATGGCCGTATGTATAAGGACCCTTTCTTTGACGGAGCAACTGAAACCGTGGAGGCGCTGCGGGCTTTAGGCTGTACGGTCGGCATCTGTACCAACAAGGGGGAGCCCACAGCCCGGCAGATTGTGGGGAAATCCGGGGTCAATATCGACGCGGATCATGTGTATGGCCCCGACATAGCCGGCACACGCACTAACAAGATCGAAATCATCAGCGCTTTTTTAGAGGATTACGGCTACGATACGCCGGAGAAAAAAGCCGGTGTGCTCATGGTGGGGGACCGCTATTATGATATTGAGGGCGCTCACGCCTGCGGTATCGACGCAGCCGGAGTGGCCTTTGGCAACGGAACCCGGGAAGAGCTACTTGAAGCCGGCGCCATCGCAGTGGTGGATCACATGATGGATCTGATTGAAATCGTAAAAGGATAA
- the aroC gene encoding chorismate synthase — MSSIWGNKIKVSVFGESHGAAIGATIDGLPSGVSVDQEAVAFEMKRRAASSSRLATPRKEADEVEIVSGFFEGKTTGTPLTGIIRNGNTRSKDYARTKDLMRPGHADYSGWVRYSGFQDYRGGGHFSGRLTAPLVFAGAVAKAALAQVAPEVKIGSRILSIGSVWDKKDLKPGEYAALRYENPMFPLYTKMLEEAMKDEILDAIKDQDSVGGVIEGYVTGMPAGVGDPLFDSVESRLSALLFSVPAVKGVEFGLGFDITGLRGSVANDPFYIDGSRVKTTTNNNGGINGGITNGMPIVYRAAFKPTASIAQPQKTVNMATSEDAEIEIQGRHDPCIVLRACPVVEAVTALCMLDFLL; from the coding sequence ATGAGTTCGATCTGGGGAAATAAGATAAAGGTTTCGGTGTTTGGAGAATCCCATGGAGCTGCCATTGGCGCGACCATTGATGGGCTTCCCTCTGGCGTGAGTGTTGATCAGGAGGCGGTCGCCTTTGAGATGAAACGCCGCGCGGCATCCAGCAGCCGACTGGCAACACCGCGTAAGGAGGCAGATGAGGTGGAAATTGTCAGTGGCTTTTTTGAAGGAAAAACTACAGGCACGCCGCTTACCGGGATCATCCGCAATGGTAATACCCGTTCTAAGGACTACGCCCGCACCAAGGATCTTATGCGCCCGGGGCACGCCGATTACAGCGGCTGGGTGCGCTACAGTGGTTTTCAGGATTACCGGGGAGGTGGCCATTTTTCAGGACGTCTTACAGCACCCCTTGTTTTTGCAGGCGCTGTCGCTAAGGCTGCGCTGGCTCAGGTCGCTCCCGAGGTTAAAATCGGCAGCCGGATTTTATCCATCGGCAGTGTCTGGGATAAAAAAGATTTAAAGCCTGGAGAATATGCAGCGCTTCGCTATGAAAATCCGATGTTCCCGCTGTATACAAAGATGCTGGAGGAGGCGATGAAGGATGAAATCCTCGACGCCATTAAGGATCAGGATTCTGTGGGCGGTGTGATCGAGGGCTATGTGACGGGAATGCCAGCCGGCGTGGGGGACCCGCTGTTCGATTCAGTCGAAAGCCGGCTGTCCGCGCTGCTGTTTTCAGTGCCGGCGGTTAAGGGTGTTGAATTTGGATTGGGCTTTGACATCACCGGCCTCCGCGGCTCTGTGGCCAACGATCCCTTTTATATCGACGGCAGCCGGGTTAAGACCACAACCAACAATAACGGCGGCATCAACGGCGGAATTACAAACGGCATGCCCATCGTGTACCGGGCAGCCTTTAAGCCTACGGCTTCCATCGCGCAGCCCCAGAAGACTGTTAACATGGCGACCAGTGAGGACGCTGAAATCGAAATTCAGGGCCGGCACGATCCTTGCATTGTGCTGCGGGCCTGCCCGGTGGTCGAGGCGGTAACGGCATTATGCATGCTGGATTTTCTTTTATAA
- a CDS encoding MarR family transcriptional regulator, whose protein sequence is MMKKEKKSKKPAEKKNSKKKSGKKKEILKTAEVKPSKTKAPAARIDLQAALSEIAAQYQMIESLPRFYGGDIPLYLSETSALRVIGTTPGLNLTAIATALNVSKSAVSKSTSKLLEKGLVTKERSLREVIFNLTDDGQALYSRMKADEDHLFEGVDSLIGHLNSADKKVISNFLTGLTGELKKIINKLKEPLEDIDEK, encoded by the coding sequence ATGATGAAAAAGGAAAAAAAGAGTAAGAAACCGGCTGAAAAGAAGAATTCAAAGAAAAAGAGCGGCAAGAAAAAAGAAATTCTGAAAACGGCGGAAGTCAAACCGTCAAAAACCAAAGCGCCGGCGGCCAGAATCGACCTCCAGGCGGCCCTGTCCGAAATCGCGGCCCAATATCAGATGATCGAGAGTCTCCCACGGTTTTATGGCGGCGATATTCCCCTCTACCTTTCCGAAACCAGCGCCCTGCGCGTCATCGGCACTACCCCCGGCCTCAACCTGACCGCCATTGCGACAGCCCTGAACGTCTCCAAGAGCGCCGTTTCCAAAAGCACGAGCAAGCTTCTCGAAAAAGGACTTGTCACCAAGGAACGCTCCCTGCGCGAAGTCATCTTTAACCTGACAGATGACGGGCAGGCTCTTTACAGCCGGATGAAGGCCGACGAAGACCACCTGTTTGAGGGCGTGGATAGCCTCATCGGCCACCTAAACAGTGCTGATAAAAAGGTCATCTCCAACTTTTTAACCGGACTGACCGGAGAGCTCAAAAAAATCATCAATAAACTCAAAGAACCGCTGGAGGATATTGATGAAAAATAA
- a CDS encoding PLP-dependent cysteine synthase family protein, whose protein sequence is MQQIHNNILETIGRTPMVRLNHLSPNPRVEIVAKVEGFNPTGSIKDRIALKMIEQAEASGALTKDKTIIEPTSGNTGIGLAMIGAVKGYDVEIVMSEAVSIERRKMIQAFGAKVTLTAPDKGTDGAICRVRELLAENPDKYFNPNQFSNEYNKLAHYTTTAEEIWEQTGGKVTHMVSSLGTSGTIMGIGMGLKSHNPDVQIVEAHPVKGHYIQGLKNMEEAIVPVIYDPDKIDTHIMVESEIAFEYVRQIVKKEGIFVGMSSGAAMYAACEVAKTLDSGLIVVIFPDRGEKYLSTDLFKL, encoded by the coding sequence ATGCAGCAGATTCACAACAATATTTTAGAGACCATCGGCCGCACCCCCATGGTGCGCCTTAACCATTTAAGCCCAAACCCCAGGGTGGAAATCGTCGCCAAGGTAGAAGGTTTTAACCCCACCGGCAGTATTAAGGACCGCATCGCCCTTAAAATGATCGAACAGGCCGAAGCGTCCGGCGCTCTGACCAAGGATAAGACCATCATTGAGCCCACCTCGGGTAACACAGGCATCGGACTGGCCATGATCGGGGCCGTCAAGGGCTATGATGTGGAGATCGTCATGAGCGAGGCGGTTTCCATCGAACGCCGCAAGATGATCCAGGCCTTCGGTGCCAAGGTCACGCTGACCGCGCCCGACAAAGGTACTGACGGTGCCATCTGCCGGGTGCGGGAGCTGTTGGCAGAAAACCCGGATAAATATTTTAACCCCAACCAGTTCAGTAACGAGTATAATAAGTTGGCCCACTACACCACCACCGCCGAGGAAATCTGGGAGCAGACTGGCGGAAAGGTTACCCATATGGTCTCCTCTCTGGGAACTTCCGGCACCATCATGGGCATTGGCATGGGCCTTAAAAGTCATAATCCGGACGTACAGATCGTGGAGGCACACCCGGTAAAAGGGCACTATATTCAGGGGCTCAAAAATATGGAGGAGGCTATCGTTCCCGTCATTTACGATCCTGATAAAATCGATACGCATATCATGGTGGAATCTGAGATCGCCTTTGAGTACGTGCGGCAGATTGTCAAAAAAGAAGGCATCTTTGTGGGTATGAGCAGCGGCGCAGCCATGTACGCGGCCTGTGAGGTGGCAAAAACTTTGGACTCGGGCCTCATCGTGGTCATTTTCCCGGACCGGGGCGAAAAATACTTAAGTACGGATTTATTTAAGCTGTAG